In Sporocytophaga myxococcoides, the sequence TTTATTATGTACAAAGAGCAATGCAGCAAGGGGGAAGCCATTAATAAGGCGAAATCCCTTGCTGGTCAAAGCTCCCGACCTCAGTCTTCAAAAGCAGTAAAGCCGGAGACAGAAACAGTGAAATCGAATCTTGCCCGTATTGCAGTATTAGGAAAGGTCATGAGTGAAGCCCGTCATAACTTGCAGCGCAGCAGTAAAGGACAGGCATACTGTAAAGAAAGAAATCTTGATTATGAAAAGTATGAAATAGGTTCTTTAGAGGAAAGGTATCATAGAAACTGGAATGCAGCATTAAAAGCCAGTGCCCTTGAAATAGGCCTCTTGACAGAGCAGGAGAATAAAAGCCTCAGTCCGGTACTAAGGAACTGTCTGGTCTTCCCGATCAGAAACAAGTCAGGTCAAATCGTCAATCTTTACGGTCGTAGCATAACAAGAAAGAATCACTACTATCTTAAAGGAAGGCATCAGGGTTTATATCCCTGTTATCCTAAAGCAGAAACCCAAAGGTTAATAGTAACGGAAAGTATCATTGATGCTGCAACTTTAGCACAGTATATAACAGACGAAAGTTATGGAATACTGGCCTGTTACGGTACAAATGGTTTTACTGCAGAGCATGAAGAAGCAATCAAAGCATTAAAAGGATTAGAAGAAATAATCTTCTTTTTTGATGGAGACGAGGCCGGGAGAGCAGGAGCAGAGCGCATATCCGAAATACTTAACACTTATAACTTAAAACTTACCACTACCACAGTTCCTACACCTGAAGGCGAAGACATTAACAGTCTTATACAAAGCCATGATACGGAAATACTAAACCATCTGTTAGAGCAGAGAGCGGAAATAGCAAGAGAAACAGAATCCTGTTTATCCTTAAATCCTGTAAATCCTGATTCAGACAATTTAACTTCCATACATCCCAGTCCTGACAGCTTAGACATCAGCAATCCCGATAAAATAACCTACGAAACAGAAGCCGTTAAAATAACGATCTGGGGCGGTATAGAAAAGCACAACTTACACAGATTAAAACTAAGTCTAAGTCTTGAAAACAAAGGTAGCGGTCAGAGCTTCCGGGACGATGTGAACTTATACAGCAACAGGAGCTTTAAACAGTTCCTTCAGAATGCCTGTGAAGAACTTGGAGTATTAGAGACCTTTTTAAAAAACATCTTGCAGGACTTTACAAAAGAAGTAGAGAGCTACCGTCTTGATCAGAAAGAAAAAGCAGCGATACAGAACAGGCCTGAGAAAGTGGAGCTGAGCGGAAACGAACAGAAAGAAGCAATCGAACACCTTAAAGACAAAGCTCTTGTAAAGCATCTGAGAACGTCTATGCAGCAATGCGGACTGATAGGAGAGACAGACAACGGTTTACTGCTGTTCCTGATCTTCTTAACAAGATACTTTGATAATCCGCTTCATGCTCTGGTACATGGCAGTTCAGGAAGCGGAAAGACGAATTTATTAAAAACGATCTTAAAACTTGTACCGGAAGAATGTAAGTATGAAACCACGGCTTTAACTGAAAACGTACTGTTCAGACCGCCTTATAGAAGCTTCTGGAAAAACAAGATCCTGTTACTGGAAGACCTTGACGGAAGTTATAAAGCCCTGTTACCACTAAGGGAGTTTATGACAGCTCAGAAGATAAGCAAGTTTGTAACGGAAAGCGACCCGAGAACAGGAGCCTTTAAACAGGTACATTTACAGGCAGAGGGACCGATCTGTATAGCAGGAGCCACGACCAAAGATAAGATCTATGAAGATAACAGCAACCGGAGTTTTCTTATCCATGTGAATGAAAGCAAAGCCCATCAGGATGCCGTACTTGACTATCAGAATAGACAGGCTGCCGGGCTTACAGATACTACTTCAGCCATACGAACGGCTCATAAAGTACACAACATACAGCGTATGTTAAATAACAATATTAAAGTAATAAATCCCTTCCAGCCTTCTTTAAAGCTACCTGAATACGTGTTCAAGAAACTGCGAACGAACACACACTATATAACCCTGATTCAATCTATAACCTTCTTACATCAGTATCAGCGTGAAATAAAGCAGAGCCGTACAGGGGAGAAATATATAGAAACCACATTGGAAGATGTAGAGCTTGCCAACCTGTTAAGCAAAGAAAGTTTACTCAGGAAATCCGACGAACTGAGCGGAGCAGTGAGAGAGTTCTTTGAATCGCTGAAATCCACAGTACGACAGACAAACAGAGAAACCTTTACAGGTAAGGAAATCCGTGAAAAGTTCAGAATGCATCCCATGCAGTTTAATCGCCGGATTACTGAGCTTCAGGCAAGGGGTTATCTGAAACAGGCGGGAGGCAATCAGAAGACAGGCTATGAATATAGGATCACGACCTGGGATGATTATAAAGTGCTTCAGAGCGCTTTAAGTATCATGGATGATACCTTGTCTGTTCTCTGGCAAAAGTACCCGGACGGGAAGTATAACAGAAGCATAACATAAGTATAACACTAAAAAAAGCGAAGCAACGGCAAGCTAACTTATTATAAAACAGGATAAAA encodes:
- a CDS encoding toprim domain-containing protein; translated protein: MEIPEIKESLAIGTVLEYYGLKPDKSHRLNCPFHEDKTPSMQVYHKTDTAYCFSANCTTHGRSLDVIEFIMYKEQCSKGEAINKAKSLAGQSSRPQSSKAVKPETETVKSNLARIAVLGKVMSEARHNLQRSSKGQAYCKERNLDYEKYEIGSLEERYHRNWNAALKASALEIGLLTEQENKSLSPVLRNCLVFPIRNKSGQIVNLYGRSITRKNHYYLKGRHQGLYPCYPKAETQRLIVTESIIDAATLAQYITDESYGILACYGTNGFTAEHEEAIKALKGLEEIIFFFDGDEAGRAGAERISEILNTYNLKLTTTTVPTPEGEDINSLIQSHDTEILNHLLEQRAEIARETESCLSLNPVNPDSDNLTSIHPSPDSLDISNPDKITYETEAVKITIWGGIEKHNLHRLKLSLSLENKGSGQSFRDDVNLYSNRSFKQFLQNACEELGVLETFLKNILQDFTKEVESYRLDQKEKAAIQNRPEKVELSGNEQKEAIEHLKDKALVKHLRTSMQQCGLIGETDNGLLLFLIFLTRYFDNPLHALVHGSSGSGKTNLLKTILKLVPEECKYETTALTENVLFRPPYRSFWKNKILLLEDLDGSYKALLPLREFMTAQKISKFVTESDPRTGAFKQVHLQAEGPICIAGATTKDKIYEDNSNRSFLIHVNESKAHQDAVLDYQNRQAAGLTDTTSAIRTAHKVHNIQRMLNNNIKVINPFQPSLKLPEYVFKKLRTNTHYITLIQSITFLHQYQREIKQSRTGEKYIETTLEDVELANLLSKESLLRKSDELSGAVREFFESLKSTVRQTNRETFTGKEIREKFRMHPMQFNRRITELQARGYLKQAGGNQKTGYEYRITTWDDYKVLQSALSIMDDTLSVLWQKYPDGKYNRSIT